DNA from Aureimonas sp. AU20:
GACGGGCGCATCGGCACGATCCGCCATTTCGAGGCGAGCTATCTCCAGAGCTGGCTGACGGCCGGCCACTGGGGCGACTGGCGCACCGACGAGCGCTGGCTCTGGCGCCTGTCCTCCGCGCACGGCTCCAAGGGCGTGCTGGGCGACATCGGCATCCACATTCTCGACTTCGTGACCTTTGGCACGGGTCTCGAGTTCGCCGCCCTCCAGGCGCGGATGAAGACCTACGACAAGGCCGAGGGCGGCGCGATCGGCGCGTACAGGCTCGATGTGAACGACAGCGTCGCGATGACGGTGGAGATGCGAAACGGCGCGCTCGGCGTCGTCCACATGTCGCGCTATGCCACGGGCAATCTGAACGATCTCAACCTCGCGATCTATGGCGAGGAGGGGGCGCTGCGCATCTGGGCCAACCATCTGGAATCGCGCCTGGAAGTTTGCCTCGGCGCCGACCGCGAAACCCAGACCTGGGTCAAGGTGGACTGCCCCGTGACGCCGCGAAACGAGCACCGCTTCGCCCTGGCGCTGATGACCGGGGAGAACGGCCAGCCGAACTTCCGCCACGCTGCCGGCATCCAGAAGCTCTTGGACCTCTGCTTCGTCTCGGACGAAGAGGGGCGCATGCTGCCGGTCAACTGACGGCTGGGATATGAAAGCCGGCCCGACGGGGGAAATCCACGTACTGGGCCGGCTTT
Protein-coding regions in this window:
- a CDS encoding Gfo/Idh/MocA family protein; translated protein: MSEEKRILILGTGGIAARHAEHFSSIPNMRVVAAVDTNLERARLFALEHSIPQTFASLGEAIAWGEFDAAVNSTPDGVHKATTLQLIEAGKPVFCEKPLAVNYPDALAMTEAAEGAGLVNMVNLTYRNAHAIQMARRMVDDGRIGTIRHFEASYLQSWLTAGHWGDWRTDERWLWRLSSAHGSKGVLGDIGIHILDFVTFGTGLEFAALQARMKTYDKAEGGAIGAYRLDVNDSVAMTVEMRNGALGVVHMSRYATGNLNDLNLAIYGEEGALRIWANHLESRLEVCLGADRETQTWVKVDCPVTPRNEHRFALALMTGENGQPNFRHAAGIQKLLDLCFVSDEEGRMLPVN